GATTGGAGCGATCGGGATCGTCTCCTTATGCCTGCCTGAAGCGTGGTTATTCAGCCTGTGGAATCATTCGGGAACCGAGTTTAACCTCAGTTGGCAAAGCTTATTCGAGAGCGGACAATGGTTGATGTTGCTCGCCTCCCTTTCGATGGCAACCGGCACTGTTTCCATCCGCTATGTCTCTCGCCATGCCGATCCCGTCGTCGCCACCGGCTGGCATATGATTTTAGGGGGATTGCCCCTCTGGGCGATGTCCGCCTTGTGGGAAACCGAGCAATGGAACCATCTGGATTTTAATAACTGGATGTCCCTCAGTTACGCGACGATTTTTGGCAGCGCGATCGCCTATGGCGTATTCTTCTACATCGCTTCGAGCGGCAACTTAACTAGCTTTACCGCCCTAACCTTTCTCACCCCCGTTTTCGCCCTCCTCTTTAGCAATCTTTTGTTAGGAGAAGTCCTGACTCCCTTACAATGGGGAGGCGTTTCCCTAACTCTGATTAGTATCTACCTCATCAATCAGCGCGAAAAAATTGCAGCTTTCTGGCAGCGAGTGACTGCGGGAATCCTGGAAATTCCAGAGAGCGAATCGGGCGTATAAACGATTGAATGATTGCCCAAAATCGGGGCGCGATCGACGCAGGACGAGAAGTAGTCCTTATATACCTGTTTTCAGTGCGATCGATCCCGTGCTAAGTTGACGAAATCGGCTTAGGATATCGAGTAAGATCGAGCGAGCGACTCCGAAAAATCTCCGAGTCCGAAACCCGCTTGCATCCTGTTTCAATATCCCACCGTCATATGAGCGATCGCGTCTCTATCCTCATAGCTCTTTATCTCACCTGCTCGAGCGTCGTTTGGGCTGGCAATCCGAAAGTAAGTCTCGCCATTACACTTCCCCTAACTTTGGCGCAAACCAGCAATGCCACCGAATCGAAAGCTTCAACTCTCGAACCGGGCAGCGAAGGCAAAGAAGTGAGAGTTCTGCAACATTTGCTCAAAGAACTAGGATACTTTCAAGGTACGCTCGATGGAGAATACGGCACTGGAACTCAAGCTGCAATCTCCAAATTTCAAGAAAGCAAAGGGTTAGAAGCAACAGGAATTGCTGACGCTAAAACCCAGCAGCAGATTAAAGCGAGCTACGCAGAAAAACAAAAATCTAAAGCCGAGAAGAATGACAAAACATCTAAGAATGCCAAGCAATCTTCCAAAGGAAAATTTCCTTTTACCAAAGGACGCATTATTTTATTTCTTGGGGGTTTAATTACCCTCTCTCTCGGTGGGATCGGATTATTTCTTTTATTGCGCGCCTTCAATAACGCGATGCCCGCTTCAGCCGCCAGCTTTCCCAAACAGACTGACGATGACGAGACACAAATCTTAGAAAGAGAAGAAGAAAGCGAGATTCCTGCACCCGAACCGCTTCCCCTCTCGCAGCCCGAAGCGGATGAGTCAATTTCAGAAAGGTTAGAATCCCCCAAACTCAATGTAGACAGTAGCGAAACCCCGCCCTCCGCTCCGACAAACAACAATAAGCGCGCGTCCGAAACAGAAACTCAAAAAAGCAAGCCTCCAAAATCTGTCAAAACCAAACCCAGTTCCGAAAAATCTCTGGCTGTCAAACAAACGACTCGCCTGCCCAAACTG
The window above is part of the Oscillatoria sp. FACHB-1406 genome. Proteins encoded here:
- a CDS encoding DMT family transporter, with amino-acid sequence MTFKLVRSNAWLSSAALISPFFLWGTAMVAMKDAIPNTTPLFLAGFRLVPAGILILIAAALYGLPQPKGWKAWLWIGLFALLDGLMFQGFLAEGLVKTGAGLGSVMIDSQPIAIAILSSFLFGEVIGIWGGLGLMIGAIGIVSLCLPEAWLFSLWNHSGTEFNLSWQSLFESGQWLMLLASLSMATGTVSIRYVSRHADPVVATGWHMILGGLPLWAMSALWETEQWNHLDFNNWMSLSYATIFGSAIAYGVFFYIASSGNLTSFTALTFLTPVFALLFSNLLLGEVLTPLQWGGVSLTLISIYLINQREKIAAFWQRVTAGILEIPESESGV
- a CDS encoding peptidoglycan-binding protein, with translation MSDRVSILIALYLTCSSVVWAGNPKVSLAITLPLTLAQTSNATESKASTLEPGSEGKEVRVLQHLLKELGYFQGTLDGEYGTGTQAAISKFQESKGLEATGIADAKTQQQIKASYAEKQKSKAEKNDKTSKNAKQSSKGKFPFTKGRIILFLGGLITLSLGGIGLFLLLRAFNNAMPASAASFPKQTDDDETQILEREEESEIPAPEPLPLSQPEADESISERLESPKLNVDSSETPPSAPTNNNKRASETETQKSKPPKSVKTKPSSEKSLAVKQTTRLPKLDLVEELIKDLHKPSAEIRRKAIWELAQRADSRAVQPLIGLLIDSDSQQRGLILEALSQIGTRTLKPMNRALTIALQDENAQVRKNAIRDLTQMYELVAKLSKLLYLAADDPDPEVQDTARWALNQLNSIQMPNVSEDGEAE